In Xiphophorus maculatus strain JP 163 A chromosome 18, X_maculatus-5.0-male, whole genome shotgun sequence, a single genomic region encodes these proteins:
- the LOC111612027 gene encoding uncharacterized protein LOC111612027, producing the protein MAEHFQQLTGISLMEAFFTNLDKKGERIVNFLKTVFAQIEKQVLESLLKLASEKGQSSGCTEMILLLLAFFGEKEEHMFHYVEKTSLPEEVEMEDVPATPCLIVCGSSCFTADCFMLSIDQKIINDHITAFSCAICLMFGSYYCFNIHYPVGLRSTLEFLQRCFFSINPERGTKVEHSKRRKIFAVNPRVLTLIADLADHEWT; encoded by the exons ATGGCAGAACACTTCCAGCAACTTACTGGCATCAGTCTGATGGAAGCCTTCTTCACCAATCTAGACAAAAAGGGGGAGCGCATCGTCAACTtccttaaaactgtttttgctcAGATAGAAAAACAAGTTCTGGAGTCTCTCCTCAAGTTAGCAAGTGAAAAAGGTCAGTCCAGTGGTTGTACAGAGATGATTCTTCTTCTACTTGCTTTTTTTGGTGAGAAGGAAGAGCATATGTTCCACTATGTTGAGAAGACGAGCCTTCCTGAAGAGGTTGAGATGGAGGATGTGCCAGCAACACCCTGCCTTATTGTGTGTG ggTCCTCTTGCTTCACTGCGGACTGCTTCATGTTGAGTATTGATCAGAAGATTATCAATGACCACATCACTGCCTTCTCCTGTGCCATCTGCCTGATGTTTGGCAGTTACTACTGTTTTAATATACACTACCCAGTGGGACTGCGGTCAACACTGGAGTTCCTCCAGAG gTGTTTCTTTTCAATTAATCCGGAGAGAGGAACAAAAGTTGAGCATAGCaagaggaggaaaatctttGCGGTCAACCCAAGAGTCCTCACACTCATCGCTGACCTTGCAGACCATGAGTGGACTTAG